One genomic region from Prochlorococcus marinus str. SB encodes:
- a CDS encoding photosystem II protein Y, whose amino-acid sequence MLRTIVVFAPIIAALAWVVFNIQKPAREQFNRDFLGKD is encoded by the coding sequence ATGTTAAGAACTATTGTCGTTTTTGCCCCAATTATTGCTGCTCTAGCTTGGGTTGTATTTAACATTCAAAAGCCTGCAAGAGAGCAATTCAATAGAGACTTTTTGGGTAAGGATTAA